The Gilliamella apicola genome window below encodes:
- a CDS encoding T6SS effector BTH_I2691 family protein: MSLCEKCRSCGLPIYPVRYAVSPEQMGANLPQWAEKEELLSLNKDSKYVLRTTRKGYLYLFCQYEDNGLDLDVSVYKVDEKGGFWQQDISKELDLLRFGDNVKNANNEQQTIPLNEIETSCSNGAHQSSNIAFIVLAKPDKCDKAWLAYSEHKWSLNTLRKYLYEEDKRDIRMQVIKPKEWIQKQESANGITCATKEAIASTMEGQYNDYLLEQNITGIFHGKYPVTFPYLYSQPVKDSPISTSPIGTVDENRVFEYNKSLFKIRTTLTPWLNLSNYPKESYQFKENYSSYIYRKMESSQRNSTKCPAMMVALMDSIGIAAELSSWGNSALAAFKKVITERQWENSTCSSIELFEQFIKNNDLVNNQQNFKKHIQQKNRDYLSDVEYYRQPINSPSVLGLPSSTRRIPGWSSADKIKGERVVRIVNQAKNFTAYDPNSPYQNPYLSDLEKHVNFCKWDAKALVNFTEENYLLKELGEDRYASIIEDIFKLNNTSHRNEIEKLSNQCSLIRNEFEVKAKGYEASWHAKNKTEESGEKRWRKYKKRLLQYNSGSVAYDNYKKKYNQFLQESGNYVQRLIEDLIKWIDCFKQKEKHPISLAADDFAQDSDDYLAFANDILMTLGSHINNDRVVDLFTQFVTDETLDAHNIVWSAVFAKRKLTKEQQQKYINLMHSLDKTTPMHREDYGQLLDKLATVLSFSQEESEEGKIFEAWANAMTNFDVSILDEENESYSLDLSKELASLFDSQRDFLLDDNSTDAQITAAYIKPIKENIFSTSVVLLKYLQLKGGKISSAFAEAFFIASNPSPQISKSALKRKMEAYYDWSNRIKKSVANDFNNAGTKLSIAYQNINQKITSILSTTTAGKGLIGFMAFYQLKTLYEIISDDRYKTQAQQSEANYKLVMAATGIISLGFKFAIVHGENNRLNEKTLKNFGFFGNIFGLISSITQLAISWNEDTSNKTKIEKDFYIIGFTTSIISVVDIFLQLGKKSLLQITDTSLKLITLAVVENLILNRLVFIVGRSVMLLFILALNPWVSLGLFICQAIYEFNKPDEIEEWLERSRFGEFQGGLHEKRYYRYKSQQEEVEALKAIFMKYEKEWEEAQQERQQREMEKNKPVFTSGEWGTIFTHTF, translated from the coding sequence ATGAGTCTGTGTGAAAAATGTCGTTCCTGTGGGTTACCTATTTATCCTGTTCGTTATGCTGTATCTCCTGAACAGATGGGTGCTAATTTACCACAATGGGCAGAAAAAGAAGAACTTCTATCCTTAAATAAAGATAGTAAATATGTACTAAGAACAACTAGAAAAGGTTATCTATATCTTTTTTGTCAATATGAAGATAATGGATTAGATTTAGACGTTTCAGTATATAAAGTAGATGAAAAAGGTGGATTTTGGCAGCAAGATATTAGCAAAGAGCTAGATTTATTAAGATTTGGAGATAATGTAAAAAATGCAAACAATGAGCAACAGACCATTCCATTAAATGAAATTGAAACCAGTTGCAGTAACGGCGCACATCAATCAAGCAATATTGCATTTATTGTGCTTGCCAAACCTGATAAATGCGATAAAGCATGGTTAGCTTATAGCGAACATAAATGGAGTCTAAATACTTTAAGAAAGTATCTTTATGAAGAAGATAAACGTGATATTCGTATGCAAGTTATAAAACCTAAAGAGTGGATACAAAAACAAGAAAGTGCAAATGGTATCACATGCGCAACTAAAGAAGCGATAGCCAGTACAATGGAAGGTCAATATAATGATTATTTATTAGAACAAAATATAACTGGCATATTTCATGGTAAATATCCTGTAACATTTCCTTATCTATATAGTCAACCTGTTAAAGATTCGCCGATTTCAACAAGTCCAATTGGTACAGTCGATGAGAATAGAGTATTTGAATATAATAAATCTTTGTTCAAAATAAGAACAACATTAACTCCTTGGCTGAATTTATCAAACTATCCTAAAGAATCATATCAATTTAAAGAAAATTACTCGTCTTATATATATCGTAAAATGGAATCAAGCCAACGTAATAGTACCAAATGTCCAGCAATGATGGTAGCCTTGATGGATAGTATTGGAATTGCTGCTGAATTAAGTAGTTGGGGTAATAGCGCTCTTGCAGCATTTAAAAAAGTTATTACAGAAAGACAATGGGAAAACTCCACATGTAGTAGTATTGAATTATTTGAACAATTTATTAAAAATAATGATTTGGTTAATAATCAGCAAAATTTTAAAAAACATATTCAACAAAAAAATAGAGATTATCTTTCGGATGTTGAATATTATAGACAGCCAATAAATTCTCCAAGCGTACTTGGTTTACCGTCTTCTACAAGACGAATACCTGGATGGTCTAGTGCAGATAAAATAAAAGGGGAAAGAGTAGTTAGAATTGTCAATCAGGCAAAAAATTTTACTGCCTATGATCCCAACAGTCCTTATCAAAACCCCTATTTATCTGATTTAGAGAAACATGTAAATTTCTGTAAATGGGATGCAAAAGCATTGGTAAATTTTACAGAGGAAAACTACTTATTAAAAGAGTTGGGCGAGGATAGGTATGCAAGTATTATTGAAGATATATTTAAATTAAATAATACATCACATAGAAATGAAATTGAAAAATTAAGTAATCAATGCAGCTTAATTCGAAATGAGTTTGAAGTAAAGGCTAAAGGTTATGAAGCAAGTTGGCATGCAAAAAACAAAACTGAGGAATCGGGTGAAAAACGTTGGCGTAAGTATAAAAAAAGGTTATTACAATATAACTCTGGCTCAGTAGCTTATGACAATTACAAAAAAAAATATAATCAATTTTTACAAGAAAGTGGAAATTATGTTCAAAGACTGATTGAAGATTTAATTAAATGGATCGATTGCTTTAAACAAAAGGAAAAACACCCAATATCATTAGCTGCCGATGATTTTGCACAAGATAGTGATGATTATCTTGCATTTGCAAACGATATTTTAATGACTTTAGGATCACATATTAATAATGATAGAGTTGTTGATCTATTTACACAATTCGTTACTGATGAAACCTTAGATGCACATAATATAGTCTGGTCAGCAGTATTTGCCAAACGAAAATTAACTAAAGAGCAACAACAAAAATACATTAATCTGATGCATAGCTTAGATAAAACAACACCAATGCATCGAGAAGATTATGGGCAATTATTAGATAAATTGGCAACAGTTTTGAGCTTTTCTCAAGAAGAATCTGAAGAAGGCAAAATATTTGAAGCTTGGGCTAATGCGATGACTAACTTCGATGTTAGCATTTTAGACGAAGAAAATGAATCTTATTCACTTGATTTAAGTAAAGAATTAGCAAGCTTATTTGATAGTCAACGTGATTTTTTATTAGATGACAATTCAACCGATGCCCAAATTACGGCTGCTTATATAAAACCTATTAAAGAAAATATATTTTCTACATCTGTGGTTTTACTAAAATATTTGCAACTCAAAGGCGGTAAAATTTCGTCTGCTTTTGCTGAAGCTTTTTTTATTGCTAGTAATCCATCTCCTCAGATATCTAAATCGGCTTTAAAAAGAAAAATGGAAGCATATTATGATTGGTCAAATCGCATTAAAAAATCAGTAGCTAATGATTTTAATAATGCAGGCACAAAGTTAAGTATTGCTTATCAAAATATCAATCAAAAAATAACCAGTATATTAAGTACCACAACAGCCGGCAAGGGATTAATTGGTTTTATGGCGTTCTATCAACTAAAAACTTTATATGAAATAATTTCAGATGATCGTTATAAAACTCAAGCACAACAATCTGAAGCGAATTATAAACTCGTAATGGCGGCAACCGGAATAATCTCGTTAGGTTTTAAATTTGCTATTGTTCATGGTGAAAATAATCGGCTAAATGAAAAAACACTTAAGAATTTTGGCTTTTTTGGTAACATTTTTGGCTTGATTTCAAGTATCACCCAACTTGCGATAAGTTGGAATGAGGATACGTCAAATAAAACAAAAATAGAAAAAGATTTTTATATAATAGGGTTTACTACATCTATTATTAGTGTCGTTGATATATTCTTGCAATTAGGTAAGAAAAGTTTACTTCAAATTACTGATACCAGCCTTAAATTAATAACTTTAGCTGTTGTTGAAAACCTTATTTTAAATAGACTAGTATTCATTGTTGGTAGAAGTGTAATGCTATTATTTATATTAGCACTAAATCCATGGGTAAGTTTAGGACTATTTATCTGCCAAGCAATATATGAATTTAATAAACCTGATGAAATAGAAGAATGGTTAGAACGCAGCCGTTTTGGCGAATTTCAAGGCGGTTTACATGAAAAAAGATACTATCGCTATAAATCTCAGCAAGAAGAAGTTGAAGCATTAAAGGCGATTTTTATGAAATACGAAAAAGAGTGGGAAGAAGCTCAACAAGAGCGACAACAAAGAGAGATGGAAAAAAATAAACCAGTATTTACTTCTGGTGAGTGGGGAACCATTTTCACTCATACTTTTTGA
- a CDS encoding putative type VI secretion system effector: MPYAKYDGKDVVYNNKEELLKKTGVSITDPILPAKNLVKITGTLSEFKGIFCYAPVGDDAYMSKEERKKRSAKIRSGAALATLTGNNSAGLAALGHDDSIHVSNYFPAQYFTAKLNNTIKLKGWLGYYKFNEGDLVEVVAEKHSDHYEVYAMLKPSEQIISIIPPCYAGRKHALKRDFIPILLIYLLFVAGLVYLFSDFTLDNLIPAYTGSAVLVIPTILILYHKMITTNIKLVEQIFSVLGWQDVTNIDLIDISKKQVKKLIAQGKYSLEWNNNVDRFIRPHKGGYGFGFFYYDPEMFCKKNNDDLLAEPDNITKIDTELDDNLEDERKE; this comes from the coding sequence ATGCCCTACGCAAAATACGATGGAAAAGATGTTGTTTATAATAATAAAGAAGAGTTATTAAAAAAAACGGGGGTCAGTATTACTGATCCCATTTTACCAGCTAAAAATTTAGTAAAAATAACGGGTACACTTTCGGAGTTTAAAGGAATATTTTGTTATGCACCTGTGGGTGATGATGCTTATATGAGTAAAGAAGAGCGGAAAAAACGGAGTGCTAAAATACGAAGTGGAGCGGCGCTTGCAACATTAACTGGAAATAACAGTGCTGGTTTAGCAGCATTAGGGCATGATGATAGTATACATGTAAGTAATTATTTTCCAGCACAATATTTTACAGCTAAACTAAATAATACAATTAAATTAAAAGGTTGGCTGGGTTATTATAAATTCAATGAAGGTGATTTGGTTGAAGTTGTAGCCGAAAAGCATTCTGACCATTATGAAGTGTATGCTATGCTTAAACCGAGTGAGCAAATTATTTCTATTATTCCTCCTTGTTATGCCGGACGTAAACACGCTTTAAAACGCGATTTTATCCCAATATTGTTAATTTATTTATTATTTGTAGCAGGCTTAGTGTATCTATTTAGTGATTTTACTTTGGATAATCTAATTCCAGCTTATACTGGAAGTGCTGTACTTGTTATACCTACAATTTTAATTTTATATCATAAAATGATAACTACCAATATTAAATTGGTAGAACAAATTTTTTCGGTATTGGGTTGGCAAGATGTTACTAACATTGATTTAATTGATATAAGTAAGAAGCAGGTGAAAAAATTAATTGCGCAAGGTAAATATTCATTAGAGTGGAATAATAATGTTGATCGTTTTATAAGACCTCATAAAGGAGGATATGGTTTTGGGTTTTTCTATTATGATCCAGAAATGTTTTGTAAAAAAAATAATGATGATTTATTAGCTGAACCAGATAATATTACCAAGATTGATACCGAACTGGATGATAATCTTGAAGATGAGCGCAAAGAATAG
- the trhP gene encoding prephenate-dependent tRNA uridine(34) hydroxylase TrhP — MTLLYAKPELLSPAGSLKNMRYAFAYGADAVYAGQPRYSLRVRNNEFNHENLAIGINEAHAQGKKFYVVVNIAPHNSKLKTFIRDLEPIVNMKPDAFIMSDPGLIMLVREHFPKMEIHLSVQSNAVNWATVKFWHKIGLTRVVLSRELSLDEIAEIREKVPEMELEVFIHGALCMAYSGRCLLSGYINKRDSNQGTCTNACRWEYKIAEGKEDEVGQIVHKCEPIPVQQVEPTLGIGSTTDKVFMLEESGRPGEYMQAFEDEHGTYIMNSKDLRAVELVGDLTKIGVHSLKIEGRTKSFYYCARTAQVYRQAIDAASEGKPFDPRLLTELESLAHRGYTEGFLRRHKHEDMQNYVHSHSVSDRQQFVGEFSGKRLNGLAEIIVKNKFSVGDSVEMMTPKGNTTFIIERMENKKGQPVPAGLGDGHIVYIPIPEEIDLNYALLMRNFD; from the coding sequence ATGACACTTTTATATGCAAAACCAGAGTTACTTTCTCCTGCTGGTTCCCTTAAAAATATGCGCTATGCGTTTGCTTATGGTGCGGATGCAGTTTATGCTGGACAACCTCGATATAGCTTACGTGTTCGTAATAACGAATTTAATCATGAAAATCTAGCTATTGGTATTAACGAAGCCCATGCGCAAGGTAAAAAGTTTTATGTTGTTGTTAATATTGCTCCACATAATTCAAAATTAAAGACCTTTATTCGAGATTTAGAGCCTATTGTCAACATGAAACCAGACGCCTTTATCATGTCCGATCCTGGTTTAATTATGTTAGTCCGTGAACATTTTCCAAAAATGGAAATTCACTTATCCGTACAGTCGAATGCCGTTAACTGGGCTACTGTAAAATTTTGGCACAAAATCGGATTAACTCGAGTGGTCTTGTCGCGTGAATTGTCATTGGATGAAATTGCTGAAATTCGAGAAAAAGTACCAGAAATGGAGCTAGAAGTCTTTATTCACGGTGCGCTTTGCATGGCATATTCTGGACGTTGTTTACTTTCAGGTTATATCAATAAACGTGATTCAAACCAAGGTACGTGTACTAATGCTTGCCGTTGGGAATATAAAATTGCGGAAGGCAAAGAAGACGAAGTAGGGCAAATTGTACACAAGTGTGAACCGATTCCCGTTCAGCAAGTGGAGCCAACTTTAGGTATAGGTTCCACTACGGATAAAGTGTTCATGTTAGAAGAATCAGGACGTCCTGGCGAATATATGCAGGCTTTTGAAGATGAACACGGTACTTATATAATGAACTCTAAAGATTTAAGAGCGGTTGAATTAGTTGGTGATTTAACCAAAATTGGGGTACATTCATTAAAAATAGAAGGCCGTACTAAATCTTTTTATTATTGTGCTCGAACGGCTCAAGTTTATCGTCAAGCAATCGATGCAGCAAGTGAGGGGAAACCTTTTGATCCTCGTTTGTTAACTGAGCTTGAATCTTTAGCCCACCGTGGTTATACCGAAGGATTTTTACGTCGTCACAAACATGAAGATATGCAAAATTATGTGCATAGCCATTCAGTATCAGACAGACAGCAGTTTGTTGGTGAGTTTAGTGGAAAACGTTTAAATGGTTTGGCTGAAATTATTGTTAAAAACAAGTTTTCAGTAGGTGACAGTGTAGAGATGATGACACCTAAAGGTAATACGACTTTTATTATTGAACGTATGGAAAATAAGAAAGGACAACCTGTGCCAGCAGGACTCGGGGATGGGCATATTGTTTATATTCCAATTCCTGAAGAGATTGATTTGAATTATGCCTTATTGATGAGGAACTTCGATTAG
- a CDS encoding type VI secretion system Vgr family protein — protein MKYIEDNMDKGLTNLISQLGNDLSRGLKNGLVNGAGHNRYTLNMDGLPAEISILQVEGNEQLNQPWHYTITFTSSNKHLLVESFLNQNARLSFNPANSNHLSNIATKGLDALNSLTSANPLQALKQSEPLKQLDKFTQSNPLDSLNSLTQFNPLNPLNSLLSQGGSRTLYGVITQFSQLSVSNDEARYQVVLSSQLAKLALSHNCAIFQNQSVISVVEEVLRGHGYTGIDYRLALKEQYPEREFITQWQESDLEFIQRLLADVGVYFRFETHGEHNCDVMVISDYEQGYHQVADIVYKQPSGTLDNGVESVWDMTLHSQMVEASVTVQDYNYRDAQANLLGEVNSQQKDNTTYGTDYRYDEHYKGLNSNGSNVNNNDINNYNSNNDDDIDSDTNNHDSNRDDIDTDDSNGNNNDNSRDNNNDISTNSGNAGNGVESGEWYARIRHERAISRQILIRGKSNQANLAPGQHIRIKGSIIAGIDEGIMILTVQGQGNRSDAYELSFTAIPYQPLKPYRPEPIPFPTIDGTLPARVTSPDNDTYGYIDTQGRYRVKFNFDLKEWRNGEESLWLRLAKPYAGSTYGFHFPLIDGTEVAVAFTNGNPDRPYIAHAMHDSQHPDHVTTINKHRNVIRTPANNKLRMDDKRGQEHIKLATEYGKTQLNIGHLVDQNKTQRGEGFELRTDEWGAIAANKGLYLTSQTEPKAQGKQLDMQAAITQLENALSIAKALQNAATASEAHGADTDSQEQLKTTLTELAQSGILAYAQEGIALTSPENIQLSTSNSVSVTSENQTDINALKNITVSSGESIGLFAHKSGMKVFANQGDVEVQAQNANLNMAAKQDIKIDSVDGSIDWSAAKEIILMCGGSYIKISSEGIELGTADNVYIKSNAMQKMGPASEQINPKLPTGCEISIQEASNLQKGNVTLG, from the coding sequence ATGAAATATATCGAGGATAACATGGATAAAGGACTAACTAATCTGATTAGTCAGTTGGGCAATGATTTAAGTCGTGGTTTAAAGAATGGTTTGGTTAATGGCGCGGGTCACAATCGCTATACATTAAATATGGACGGTTTGCCTGCTGAGATTTCAATTTTACAGGTTGAGGGTAATGAGCAACTTAACCAGCCTTGGCACTATACGATTACTTTTACCAGCTCGAATAAACATCTTCTTGTTGAGTCATTTCTTAATCAAAATGCCCGTTTGAGTTTTAACCCGGCTAATTCTAACCATTTAAGTAATATTGCAACGAAAGGACTTGATGCGCTCAATTCTTTAACCTCCGCCAATCCTTTACAAGCATTAAAACAGTCCGAGCCATTAAAACAGTTAGATAAGTTTACACAATCTAATCCACTTGATTCACTTAACTCTTTAACCCAGTTTAATCCGCTTAATCCGTTAAACTCATTATTATCTCAAGGTGGCTCACGCACTCTTTATGGTGTGATAACCCAGTTCAGTCAGTTATCGGTGAGTAATGACGAAGCTCGTTATCAGGTGGTTTTGTCATCGCAATTAGCCAAACTGGCATTAAGTCATAACTGTGCTATTTTTCAAAATCAGAGCGTTATCAGTGTGGTTGAAGAGGTATTGCGCGGTCATGGTTATACAGGGATTGATTATCGTTTAGCACTTAAAGAGCAATACCCTGAACGTGAATTTATCACCCAGTGGCAAGAAAGTGACCTTGAGTTTATTCAAAGACTGCTTGCTGATGTAGGTGTCTATTTCCGATTTGAAACCCATGGCGAACACAATTGTGATGTGATGGTCATCAGTGATTATGAACAAGGTTATCATCAGGTGGCTGATATTGTCTACAAACAACCGAGTGGCACACTGGATAACGGCGTTGAAAGTGTCTGGGATATGACCTTGCACAGTCAAATGGTGGAAGCTTCAGTAACAGTACAAGATTATAACTACCGAGATGCGCAGGCGAATTTACTGGGTGAAGTTAATAGCCAACAGAAAGATAACACTACTTATGGCACTGATTACCGTTATGATGAGCACTATAAAGGGTTAAATAGTAATGGTAGTAATGTCAATAACAATGATATAAATAATTACAACAGTAATAATGATGACGATATTGATAGTGACACAAATAATCATGATAGCAATCGTGACGATATCGATACCGACGACAGTAACGGCAATAATAACGATAATAGTCGCGATAACAACAATGATATTAGTACTAACTCTGGTAATGCGGGTAATGGTGTTGAAAGTGGTGAATGGTATGCCCGTATTCGTCATGAGCGAGCGATTAGCCGTCAAATCCTTATCCGAGGTAAAAGCAATCAGGCCAATTTAGCCCCGGGTCAACATATCCGCATAAAAGGTAGCATAATTGCTGGAATAGATGAAGGCATAATGATATTAACGGTGCAAGGTCAGGGAAACCGCAGTGATGCTTATGAACTGAGTTTTACCGCGATACCTTACCAGCCATTAAAACCTTACCGCCCGGAGCCGATTCCTTTCCCAACCATTGATGGCACGTTACCGGCACGGGTAACCAGTCCGGATAATGACACCTATGGTTATATTGATACACAAGGGCGCTATCGGGTTAAATTTAACTTTGATTTAAAAGAGTGGCGAAACGGTGAAGAGAGCTTATGGCTAAGGCTGGCTAAACCGTATGCCGGCAGTACCTATGGTTTTCACTTTCCACTGATTGACGGCACAGAAGTTGCAGTTGCCTTTACTAATGGTAATCCAGACCGACCTTATATTGCGCATGCGATGCATGACAGTCAACACCCTGACCATGTGACCACCATAAACAAACACCGTAATGTAATTCGCACACCGGCGAATAATAAGTTACGGATGGATGATAAACGCGGACAAGAGCACATCAAGTTAGCGACCGAATATGGTAAAACCCAGCTTAACATTGGGCATTTAGTTGACCAAAATAAAACCCAGCGAGGTGAAGGGTTTGAACTGCGCACTGATGAGTGGGGCGCAATTGCTGCCAATAAAGGCTTATACCTAACCAGTCAGACCGAGCCTAAAGCACAGGGCAAACAGCTTGATATGCAAGCTGCCATTACCCAGCTTGAAAATGCGTTATCAATTGCCAAAGCACTGCAAAATGCGGCAACTGCCTCTGAAGCTCATGGTGCAGATACCGACAGTCAAGAACAACTTAAAACAACATTAACTGAGTTAGCTCAAAGTGGTATTCTTGCTTATGCACAAGAAGGCATTGCTTTAACCAGTCCTGAAAACATCCAACTGTCAACGTCAAATAGCGTTTCAGTAACCAGTGAAAACCAAACTGACATCAATGCGTTAAAAAACATTACCGTCTCATCAGGTGAATCCATCGGTCTATTTGCCCATAAATCAGGAATGAAAGTCTTTGCCAACCAAGGTGATGTTGAGGTGCAGGCGCAAAATGCCAACCTGAATATGGCCGCCAAGCAAGATATTAAAATAGACAGTGTAGATGGCAGTATTGATTGGTCAGCGGCAAAAGAGATCATCTTAATGTGTGGTGGTTCATACATCAAAATCAGTAGTGAAGGGATAGAGTTGGGCACGGCTGATAATGTTTATATAAAAAGTAATGCTATGCAGAAAATGGGACCGGCAAGTGAACAAATAAATCCTAAGTTACCTACTGGGTGTGAAATATCTATTCAAGAAGCAAGTAATTTACAAAAAGGTAACGTAACATTGGGATAA
- a CDS encoding DUF4123 domain-containing protein, which translates to MNSNNQVITTDDSERIKEIFQKIIDLSSQTDGYFYLIYQSNNKKTDFEDKIAKKGLVLFQYINYNIKPTPGLIKLNLAKEQDRIILRQSIEQFYLEVAPQNTLFAKPRCVYGWIFSPLKIEMLVRDMGSVAIQQNNESTELLRYYDPAVLPVLLNIFSDNQKNMLVKFLYFWLYINSDRQLIIEKNPRNISRHTIFNCIISEQQWKQIGWIESRNQTLARYHFFHPQYTILENEADPIILEAFENAERRGYKNKNDLSEYAYYSLIIHPQFIDHDSISQVIKQNDNRSLVAQLKNVTSSQWNKVKDDLNMNKKGRKNESV; encoded by the coding sequence ATGAATAGTAATAATCAAGTAATAACAACAGATGACTCTGAAAGAATTAAGGAAATTTTTCAGAAGATTATAGATTTATCATCACAAACTGATGGATATTTTTATCTTATCTATCAATCTAATAATAAAAAAACAGACTTTGAAGATAAAATCGCAAAAAAAGGGTTAGTATTATTTCAATATATAAATTACAACATTAAACCTACACCTGGATTAATTAAACTTAATTTAGCTAAAGAACAAGATCGAATTATATTACGACAAAGCATTGAGCAATTTTATTTAGAAGTAGCTCCTCAAAATACGTTATTTGCCAAACCTCGCTGTGTATATGGTTGGATTTTTTCACCATTGAAGATTGAGATGTTAGTCAGAGATATGGGTAGTGTGGCTATTCAGCAGAATAATGAAAGTACTGAGCTGTTACGTTATTACGATCCAGCAGTACTACCTGTATTATTGAATATTTTTTCTGATAATCAAAAAAACATGCTAGTTAAATTCCTCTATTTTTGGTTATATATAAATAGTGATAGACAATTAATTATCGAAAAAAATCCTAGAAATATTAGTCGACATACAATTTTTAATTGTATTATTAGTGAACAGCAATGGAAGCAAATTGGTTGGATTGAAAGTCGTAATCAAACACTTGCTCGTTACCATTTTTTTCATCCTCAATATACGATATTAGAAAATGAAGCAGATCCAATTATATTGGAAGCTTTTGAAAATGCTGAAAGAAGAGGATATAAAAATAAAAATGATCTATCAGAATACGCTTATTACAGTTTAATCATCCATCCTCAATTTATAGACCATGATAGTATTTCTCAAGTTATTAAACAAAATGATAATCGATCATTGGTTGCACAACTAAAAAATGTTACCTCGTCACAATGGAATAAAGTTAAAGATGATTTAAATATGAATAAAAAGGGAAGAAAAAATGAGTCTGTGTGA
- a CDS encoding putative type VI secretion system effector codes for MPYAKYDGTDIIYNDKEELLKKTGINITDPILPAKNLIKLTGTLSEFKGIFCNAPLFDGAYMSKEERKKQKAKVRSGAALATLSGNSTAGLAALGHGDSIHRSNYFQAQYITAKLNNDVILKGWLGFYKFNDGDHVEVIAEKHADHYEVYAMLKPSEQIISIIPPCYAGRKHALKRYHIPLLLTYILFTMGLVYFFGDFTLDNLISAYFGVGVLYLPAILILYKNSINTHVKLAEQIFSTLNWQNIRNIDLISISKMQVKKLIDEDKYSLDCKDNTNLYIRPQKSGAGWYFFYYDPEMFCKKNNDDLLAEPDNLTKIDTELDDNLEDERKE; via the coding sequence ATGCCCTACGCAAAATACGATGGAACAGATATTATTTATAATGATAAAGAAGAGTTATTAAAAAAAACAGGTATCAATATTACAGATCCCATTTTACCAGCTAAAAATTTAATAAAATTAACTGGTACACTTTCAGAATTTAAAGGGATTTTTTGTAATGCGCCATTATTTGATGGCGCTTATATGAGTAAAGAAGAGAGAAAAAAGCAGAAAGCTAAAGTAAGAAGTGGAGCGGCGCTTGCCACTTTATCTGGTAATAGTACAGCAGGGTTAGCGGCATTAGGACATGGTGATAGTATTCATCGTAGTAATTATTTTCAGGCGCAATATATAACTGCCAAATTAAATAATGACGTTATATTAAAAGGTTGGTTGGGATTTTATAAATTTAACGATGGCGATCATGTTGAAGTAATAGCCGAAAAACATGCTGATCACTATGAAGTGTATGCTATGCTTAAACCCAGTGAACAAATTATCTCTATTATTCCTCCTTGTTATGCCGGACGTAAACACGCTTTAAAACGCTACCATATACCACTATTACTAACATACATACTATTTACTATGGGGTTGGTCTATTTTTTTGGTGATTTTACTTTAGATAATTTAATTTCTGCTTATTTTGGTGTAGGGGTACTATATTTACCTGCAATTTTAATTTTATACAAAAACTCAATAAACACTCACGTAAAATTAGCCGAGCAAATTTTTAGCACATTGAATTGGCAAAATATTCGGAATATTGATTTAATTTCAATCAGTAAAATGCAAGTAAAAAAATTGATTGATGAGGATAAATATTCGCTTGACTGTAAAGATAACACCAATTTATATATTAGACCGCAGAAATCGGGAGCGGGTTGGTATTTCTTCTATTATGATCCAGAAATGTTTTGTAAAAAAAATAATGATGATTTATTAGCTGAACCAGATAATCTTACCAAGATTGATACTGAACTGGATGATAATCTTGAAGATGAGCGCAAAGAATAG